The Acidimicrobiales bacterium genome includes the window CCCCACCCCCGGAGCGGGCCGATAGTACCGCGCGGCCACTCCGGCGCAGTCGTGTCGGACTGCGTCGCCGCGGCGCGCGTTGCGGGCTCCGTAACCGAAACGCAGTTCTTCCGCCAAGGACAAGGGACCCGCGCGGGCGCCTCGCGCCGCTCCTCAGCCATGCAAAAGTTTGCGGGGTTGACAAGTCACCGAGCGTGGTAGCGTGCCCCGCTGGGGCGGGACAAGCACCGCTAGCAGGGCGTTCTTGTGTGCAGGGCGGAAGCCGGCGCTGCAAGGGCAGCACCGGAGACATCCGTTCGAAATGTTGACGAGGGGGAATCGGGGGCCGGGAGGAGTGCGATTCCGGCGGGAGGGGACGCGGTGACGAACTTTTACGACAACTGGCTCGGAATGTGGGACCGGGCCGAGGAAGAGCGACGGCTGGCCCGCAAGAACATCCACGAGGAGGAGCTCGAGTGGGTGGAGACGCGCCAGGACGCGCGCGCCGCCCTGATGGTCGCCCCCGAGACGGGCTTCCGCACCTGGGGGACGGTCACGATGATCGCGGAGATCCCCCCGCACGCGCACTCCGGGGCGCACAAGCACGGCGAGGAGGCGGTGCTCATCGTCGAGGGCGAGGGCTACAGCGTCGTCGACAACGTGCGCTACGACTGGAAGAAGCACAGCCTCGTCGCGATCCCCTTCGGCGCGGTGCACCAGCACTTCAACACCGGTGAGACGACCGCCCGCTACCTGTCGGTCCTCTCCCCCCACCTCGAGCACTTCTGCGGGCTGCACCGCACCGTGCAGGTCGAGGACTGGGGGCGCACCACCACCGAGCCGGACGTCGAGACCTCGCCGAACGGCTACGCGGCGGACGGCTCGCGGGTGCTTTTGCACCGCGAGGACGCGATCCTGAGCAAGGGCGAGGGCGACGGCGTGCCGACGATGCCGAACGAGATGCCCGAGTTCGACCCCGAGCATCCGCTCATCCTCGGCGACCTCGACGGCATGGCGAGCCTGCCACCGGGCTTCCACAAGTCCCAGATCCTCGGCTACATGCGCATCGGCAAGGACACCAACGACGTGCGCATGCACGAGGTCGAGATCAGCGGCCTGCTCACCGATCCCCCGCACGAGTACGGCGGGATGCACGCCCACATGGAGGCGCACCTCTACATCCTCCAGGGGGAGGGGTACTCGACCGTCGGCGACGAGAAGGTCCCGTGGAAGACCGGCACCGCCTTCCACGTGCCGGGCCCGCAGACGCCGCACCGCCACGTGAACGAGGGGGACGTCCCCTCAGAGATGGTGCGGATCGCCTTCGGCATCCGCTACTTCTTCGAGCGCGCCGCGAAGCGCGAGTTCCCCTACCTCTACCTCTCGCCGCGACAAGCGGTGCTGGAGCGCAGCTCGGCAGGTGGTCGGTAAGGGCATCGCGGCAGAAAGCGGGCGGGGGTGAACCAAGCACTGCAGATCATCTGGCGGCGGGCGATCCATCTTGTCCCCGTCGCGCTCGCGGCGACCTTCGTCTCGTTCCTCCTCGTCAACCTCCAGCAGGGGAACACCGCGCTCGCCGTGCTCGGCACCAGCGCGA containing:
- a CDS encoding cupin domain-containing protein, which codes for MTNFYDNWLGMWDRAEEERRLARKNIHEEELEWVETRQDARAALMVAPETGFRTWGTVTMIAEIPPHAHSGAHKHGEEAVLIVEGEGYSVVDNVRYDWKKHSLVAIPFGAVHQHFNTGETTARYLSVLSPHLEHFCGLHRTVQVEDWGRTTTEPDVETSPNGYAADGSRVLLHREDAILSKGEGDGVPTMPNEMPEFDPEHPLILGDLDGMASLPPGFHKSQILGYMRIGKDTNDVRMHEVEISGLLTDPPHEYGGMHAHMEAHLYILQGEGYSTVGDEKVPWKTGTAFHVPGPQTPHRHVNEGDVPSEMVRIAFGIRYFFERAAKREFPYLYLSPRQAVLERSSAGGR